DNA from Pseudoalteromonas sp. MEBiC 03607:
CTTTGGGGCAAAAATTACCGCAACCACACCACCTGCACTGAAAAATTTACTCGGTGGTGGCGCATATACCTTGGCAGGGCTTGTTCAAGCGCTGAGTTTTGTACCTTACAGTGGCGAGCTTACCCTCCCTGATGGTGAACGAACTTCGGGCGATATTATTGCTGCTGCCGTTTGTAACGGCCGCCAAGCGGGTGGTGGTCAGCAACTTTCACCACATGCATACATAAACGATGGCTTGGTTGATTTAGTGGCGTTTACATCATTTGCAATTTCAGATGTACCAGCGGTTATAGAAGAGCTCAGCAATTATCCTAATTCATCACAACAGTGGGTAAAACGTTTTCAAGTGCCATGGCTTGAATGGCAAACACAAACAGAAATGCCAATAAACTTAGATGGCGAGCCAATCACTTCAAAACAACAACGTTTTGAAGTGCATGCTGGTGCGCTTAACTTAGTGCTGCCAGACGCTTGTCCGCTAATACGATGATGAAAAATTTTGATGTTACTCGGTTTGCGCTGGTTTTGCTTTGGCCGCAATGCTAGATTATCCCTGTAAAAATTAAACTCTCACGCAATGGACTTTAATTTTTAACAGTTTAGGTAATTGGAATGAATCAAACAGTGGAACAAACAATGAGAAAAGTAGGATTAGTCGGGTGGCGGGGCATGGTTGGCTCTGTGTTATTAGATCGTATGCAACAAGAAAATGATTTTTCTAAAATCGACACCACTTTTTTCACCACCTCACAAACCGGTCAATTAGGTCCTGATCTTGCGGGTCCTGCTAAACCGCTTTTAGATGCTAATGATATCGCTGAGCTTGCGAAGATGGACATTATTGTCACTTGCCAAGGCGGTGACTATACCAAAGCCGTTTACCCGCAATTACGCGAATCAGGTTGGCAAGGTTACTGGATTGACGCAGCATCGGCACTGCGTATGAGTGACGATAGCATTATTGTTCTTGATCCAGTCAATAAAGACGTGATTGATCAAGGCTTAGAGCAAGGTGTTAAAACCTATGTGGGTGGTAACTGTACTGTATCATTAATGCTGCTAGCGCTAGGCGGTTTATTTGAACAAGACTTGATTGAGTGGGTTAGCCCAATGACATATCAAGCCGCTTCAGGTGCTGGTGCACGCAACATGAAAGAGTTAATTGCGCAAATGGGTGCAATTCACGAAACAGTGGCAGACAAACTTGCTGATCCTAATGCTGCGATTCTTGAAATTGATAAATTAGTTACCGAAAAAATTGCCTCAAGCGATTTACCACAAGATCAGTTTGGTGTGCCTTTAGCCGGTAGCCTTATCCCTTGGATTGATGTACCAATGCCAAGCGGTCAGAGTAAAGAAGAGTGGAAAGCGCAAGTTGAAGCGAACAAAATTTTAGGTAGCAGCCAGCAGCCTATCCCTGTTGATGGTTTATGTGTGCGCATTGGTGCAATGCGTTGTCATTCGCAAGCAATGACAATTAAGCTACGCAAAGATATTAGCGTTGAGAAAATTGAAGAGATCCTTGCCTCTCACAACGAGTGGGTGAAAGTGATCCCGAATGATCGTGACATTACTGCAACAGACTTAACACCTGTAAAAGTAACCGGCACCTTGTCTATTCCGGTAGGTCGTATTCGTAAATTAGCGATGGGCCCTGAATATATCAGTGCGTTTACGGTTGGTGACCAACTGTTATGGGGTGCAGCAGAGCCACTTCGTCGCATGTTACGCATTATTGTTGATGGCCAACATTAATTACACATTTCAATATTAAGGCTAGCAGTTTGCTGGCCTTTTTTAGCACTAAAGGAAAGTAATGCACACCCCCAATAAATGGAAAATGACACCAGAGCGAGTGTCGCAGTTTATCAAAAACTACAGCTTTGCATTGATGGTTGATAGTGAGTTTGAGGCAACACATTTGCCTTTAGTTTATAAACCTGATGAAGGCGAGTTGGGCACTTTATATGGTCATGTGTCACGAGCGAATCGTCATGGCAAAAGCTTGCAAGATACGCGTGTATTAGTGGTTTTTAATGGCCCGCATAGTTATATTTCACCCACTTGGTATGCAGAAAAACCTGCTGTATCGACTTGGAACTACGCTGCGGTTCATGCCATGGGGAAAGTAGAGTACCTCGATGATGACAACACCTTAGCATGCCTCGATGAGCTAATTAGCCAATACGAGCCGAGTATTTTAAACGACACTAGTTTGTTGCCAGCCGATTACCAAGCAAAGTTACTACGTGGCATAGTGGGTATTAAAATTGAACTTGACTCAATTCAGGCAAAAGAGAAGTTAGGCCAGCATAAATCGGATGAAGATCAACAAGGTGTTGTAACAGGGTTAAAAGCAGATAAACACCCAGATGCTCAGGCTTTACTTAGCTATATGCTTAAATATGGGGTAGGGATAGGCAATTTAGACGCTAGCTGATTTATCGATTCAGTAACACTTACTACGCTAAGTTGTTTTAATACTATCTAAACTGCACTGCTGTTTATTAAATTAAGAGAAGAATAGGCAGCAATTTTGCTTCCTGCAAATGCTGCCAATTGGTTGGAAACCGCTAAGTCCATTGTTGTTAAAATCGTGTTAATCACAATATTTAAAGTTAGTACATTACAAGTTTGTGTCAATATAAAGTGTAGGTACATATCAATTCTTATTGCTTATTTTATTAATCTATCAATGGTGGTTTAGTTGTATTGAATATAAGTTAAATAGCTTGCTGAAAGTTAAGTGATTAACTATATTTTCGTAAGTACCTAGCTGAGAACTCTCCATGAACATTTCTAAAAAATTAAAGTTATCTTTTGCGTCGGCCATTGCGCTTCCTCTTATAATTATTGCCGTTTTAGTCATTACTCAATTAAGACAGCAGGCATTAGATAATTTCGCTGAACTAAGTGAACGAGAGGCGAGACAAGTCGATAACGGCATTAGTATGTTTTTTGACGAAATAGAGAAAAACGTCGATTATCTTGCTTCTCATTCCGCTATTTTAGACGCCGAGC
Protein-coding regions in this window:
- the yegS gene encoding lipid kinase YegS, which translates into the protein MDLRLILNGKKAADEQLREAISQFRASQSLAVRVTYEGGDIERFINEAADEGVKRVVVAGGDGTVNEAVNALMKMEKSQRLELAILPMGTANDFATAAKIPDGYLPALELAANGQPHAIDTVEVDKRYFVNVASAGFGAKITATTPPALKNLLGGGAYTLAGLVQALSFVPYSGELTLPDGERTSGDIIAAAVCNGRQAGGGQQLSPHAYINDGLVDLVAFTSFAISDVPAVIEELSNYPNSSQQWVKRFQVPWLEWQTQTEMPINLDGEPITSKQQRFEVHAGALNLVLPDACPLIR
- the asd gene encoding aspartate-semialdehyde dehydrogenase — translated: MNQTVEQTMRKVGLVGWRGMVGSVLLDRMQQENDFSKIDTTFFTTSQTGQLGPDLAGPAKPLLDANDIAELAKMDIIVTCQGGDYTKAVYPQLRESGWQGYWIDAASALRMSDDSIIVLDPVNKDVIDQGLEQGVKTYVGGNCTVSLMLLALGGLFEQDLIEWVSPMTYQAASGAGARNMKELIAQMGAIHETVADKLADPNAAILEIDKLVTEKIASSDLPQDQFGVPLAGSLIPWIDVPMPSGQSKEEWKAQVEANKILGSSQQPIPVDGLCVRIGAMRCHSQAMTIKLRKDISVEKIEEILASHNEWVKVIPNDRDITATDLTPVKVTGTLSIPVGRIRKLAMGPEYISAFTVGDQLLWGAAEPLRRMLRIIVDGQH
- a CDS encoding FMN-binding negative transcriptional regulator — translated: MHTPNKWKMTPERVSQFIKNYSFALMVDSEFEATHLPLVYKPDEGELGTLYGHVSRANRHGKSLQDTRVLVVFNGPHSYISPTWYAEKPAVSTWNYAAVHAMGKVEYLDDDNTLACLDELISQYEPSILNDTSLLPADYQAKLLRGIVGIKIELDSIQAKEKLGQHKSDEDQQGVVTGLKADKHPDAQALLSYMLKYGVGIGNLDAS